Proteins co-encoded in one Cytobacillus sp. NJ13 genomic window:
- a CDS encoding LysR family transcriptional regulator: MNFEQLLYIVEVAKHNSLSVAAQNLHVTQSGISQSITGLEKELGLKILHRSRGHGAVPTDEGRIILKQAYEVLKKLEEIKEKANSFNSAEIGELKVSSVPGLTTVLVKALAAFRQDYPQVNVEINEKSVSSVIDDVRQHKTDIGLIAHSPDWNINMEGIAFESLFEGKQKVYVSKHSPLAFTGTISPHEILDQMLVTYYGEFMQYFVHDFFKKYKPLKILFTANNLDGILQAIIENLAITFAPDFIMKNHPSVMNGDIIPIDLVNHGAVNISFGLALSEDKHLSIFPNKYIQYLKSEISQI, translated from the coding sequence ATGAACTTTGAACAATTACTTTATATTGTTGAAGTCGCAAAACATAATTCTCTGTCTGTAGCAGCCCAGAACCTTCATGTGACTCAATCTGGTATTAGCCAGTCCATTACTGGTTTAGAAAAGGAATTAGGGCTAAAAATTTTACATCGCTCACGGGGTCACGGTGCTGTCCCAACCGATGAAGGTAGAATCATTCTTAAACAAGCCTACGAAGTGCTTAAAAAGCTAGAGGAAATAAAAGAGAAAGCAAACTCATTTAATTCGGCGGAAATAGGAGAACTAAAAGTATCTTCTGTACCGGGATTAACAACTGTTCTAGTTAAAGCGTTAGCTGCTTTTAGACAGGATTATCCACAAGTAAATGTAGAAATAAACGAAAAAAGTGTATCTTCTGTAATAGATGATGTTCGCCAGCATAAGACTGACATCGGACTGATTGCACATTCACCAGATTGGAATATAAACATGGAAGGAATAGCTTTTGAATCACTATTTGAAGGGAAGCAGAAAGTCTACGTTTCTAAACATTCTCCCTTAGCGTTTACCGGTACCATATCTCCACATGAAATACTAGATCAAATGCTCGTTACTTATTACGGTGAATTTATGCAATATTTCGTTCATGATTTCTTTAAAAAATATAAACCCTTGAAAATCTTATTTACAGCAAATAACTTGGACGGCATACTCCAAGCGATCATTGAAAATTTAGCTATTACATTTGCTCCTGATTTCATCATGAAAAATCATCCTTCTGTCATGAATGGTGATATCATTCCGATTGATTTAGTGAATCATGGGGCTGTCAATATTTCTTTTGGTCTAGCTCTATCTGAAGATAAACATTTATCCATTTTTCCCAACAAGTATATTCAATATCTAAAATCCGAAATTTCGCAAATTTAA
- a CDS encoding SDR family oxidoreductase translates to MSTAKLFDLTGKTAMVTGGGSGLGRIMALALAEAGANVAVCSRRLEVCEKVVQEIEVLGRQALALALDVTDPESVRQGVDKVISHFGKVEILINSSGTVYETPATEMPLKQWLEMIDTNVTGTFLMCQALGRHMIENEYGKIINISSSIGFKGTDPEAVDSVGYTTSKGAVMTLTKDLAVKWGRHGLTVNSIAPGVFQTGMNNPEIPGTLVQKAGPIIASQVPVRRLGEDNDIAGAVLYFASAASDYCTGQILVVDGGLGAK, encoded by the coding sequence ATGTCAACTGCAAAATTGTTTGATTTAACAGGAAAAACAGCCATGGTTACCGGAGGGGGGAGTGGGTTAGGGCGTATCATGGCACTAGCGCTGGCAGAAGCAGGCGCAAATGTTGCAGTATGCTCACGCCGTTTAGAGGTTTGCGAGAAAGTTGTCCAAGAAATCGAAGTGCTGGGAAGACAAGCCCTCGCACTCGCATTGGATGTAACAGACCCTGAATCGGTCCGACAAGGTGTAGATAAAGTTATTTCTCATTTTGGAAAGGTTGAAATCTTAATTAACAGCAGTGGAACGGTTTATGAAACACCTGCTACTGAAATGCCTTTGAAGCAATGGCTAGAAATGATTGATACCAATGTGACAGGAACATTCCTGATGTGTCAGGCTCTCGGAAGACATATGATAGAGAACGAATACGGAAAAATCATTAACATTTCTTCTAGCATTGGATTTAAAGGTACTGACCCTGAAGCCGTCGACTCTGTAGGATATACAACAAGTAAGGGGGCTGTTATGACTTTGACGAAGGATCTTGCCGTTAAGTGGGGACGCCATGGATTGACTGTGAATTCCATTGCTCCTGGCGTTTTTCAAACGGGAATGAATAACCCAGAAATACCAGGAACGCTTGTACAAAAAGCAGGTCCAATCATTGCCTCTCAAGTGCCAGTTAGGAGATTAGGTGAAGACAATGATATAGCAGGTGCTGTCCTATACTTTGCTTCTGCGGCTTCTGATTATTGTACAGGACAAATATTGGTTGTAGATGGGGGACTCGGAGCTAAGTAA